A portion of the Sandaracinobacteroides saxicola genome contains these proteins:
- a CDS encoding peptide MFS transporter, protein MTGSVAGERQWFGHPRQLARLFTTEMWERFGYYGMRALLALFLAEHFLFGDTTVGGLYGGFTSLVYLTPLFGGLIADRIMGSKRSVKLGALLMAVGYLGLCFHGPVAKPVFSYGGQTYDLKVEKRGEDKVQSVVVPGRGAYEIKGNDDGSLTLLGNDGAVLPKVLPKDSYESDGVRNPFWVSMMLLSLSAIIIGNGFFKPNISTIVGSLYAADDPRRDGGFTIFYMGINLGSIISQFFCPLLAIWYGYEAGFALAAVGMFIAWALFQFDGGRLNGYGEPPAGSGARTATFVTLGALAAIPVAWFLLDNTMVNAAAAADAAKAGTGFLGYIASLPLLGQVMFSIFFAAVIGIPVWAWRVGTKQEFHMMVVATVLIIFTVVFWTLFEQAGSSLTLFAERNTDRDILGIYTMPAGQAQIFNPLFVVIFAPIFSLLWVWLDRKGLNPPTPYKFVIALVLVGLGFLVLVWGGGFADAEYRVPLFWLAFLYLLQTLGELCLSPVGLSMVTKLAMARVVGLMMGVFFMASAMAQYVGGIVAQFASVETVGGEVTNPKLSLETYLGVFQTIGIGSLVVAGVLLLLSPWLTKWMHGVR, encoded by the coding sequence ATGACGGGGTCTGTGGCGGGTGAACGGCAATGGTTTGGTCACCCGCGGCAGTTGGCGCGCCTGTTCACCACCGAGATGTGGGAACGATTTGGTTATTATGGCATGCGGGCGCTGTTGGCGCTGTTTCTGGCCGAGCATTTCCTGTTTGGTGACACGACGGTCGGCGGGCTTTACGGGGGATTCACCAGCCTCGTCTATCTGACGCCGCTGTTCGGCGGGTTGATCGCAGACCGGATCATGGGATCGAAACGCTCGGTGAAGCTGGGGGCGCTGCTGATGGCGGTGGGCTATCTCGGCCTCTGCTTTCACGGGCCGGTGGCGAAGCCAGTCTTCTCCTATGGCGGACAGACCTATGACCTGAAGGTGGAAAAGCGCGGCGAGGACAAGGTGCAATCCGTGGTGGTGCCCGGCCGCGGCGCCTATGAGATCAAGGGCAATGATGATGGTTCCTTGACGCTGCTGGGCAATGACGGCGCTGTCCTGCCGAAGGTCCTGCCAAAGGACAGCTATGAATCGGACGGCGTGCGCAACCCGTTCTGGGTGTCGATGATGCTGCTCAGCCTGTCGGCCATCATTATCGGCAACGGATTTTTCAAGCCCAATATCAGCACCATCGTTGGCAGTCTTTACGCGGCGGATGATCCACGGCGCGACGGCGGGTTCACCATTTTCTATATGGGGATCAACCTAGGGTCGATCATCAGCCAGTTCTTCTGTCCTTTGCTGGCGATCTGGTATGGGTATGAGGCCGGGTTCGCGCTTGCAGCGGTGGGGATGTTCATCGCCTGGGCGCTGTTCCAGTTCGATGGCGGCCGGCTGAACGGCTATGGCGAGCCGCCGGCGGGGTCGGGCGCGCGGACGGCGACGTTCGTGACGCTGGGGGCGCTTGCGGCCATTCCGGTCGCCTGGTTCCTGCTGGACAACACGATGGTGAATGCGGCCGCCGCCGCCGACGCGGCGAAGGCGGGGACGGGCTTTCTGGGCTATATCGCCAGCCTGCCACTGCTGGGGCAGGTGATGTTCAGCATCTTCTTTGCCGCGGTGATCGGCATTCCCGTCTGGGCATGGCGTGTGGGCACGAAACAGGAATTCCACATGATGGTGGTGGCGACAGTGCTGATCATCTTCACTGTGGTGTTCTGGACCCTGTTCGAACAGGCCGGCAGCAGCCTGACGCTGTTTGCCGAGCGCAATACCGACCGTGACATCCTGGGGATCTACACCATGCCGGCAGGGCAGGCGCAGATTTTCAACCCGCTGTTCGTGGTGATCTTCGCGCCGATCTTCAGCCTGTTGTGGGTCTGGCTGGACCGGAAGGGGCTGAATCCGCCCACGCCCTACAAGTTCGTGATCGCGCTGGTGCTGGTGGGGCTGGGTTTCCTGGTACTGGTATGGGGTGGCGGCTTTGCCGATGCCGAGTATCGCGTGCCGCTGTTCTGGCTGGCGTTCCTCTATCTGTTGCAGACGCTGGGGGAATTGTGCCTGTCGCCGGTGGGGCTTTCGATGGTGACGAAGCTGGCGATGGCGCGCGTCGTCGGCCTGATGATGGGCGTGTTCTTCATGGCGAGCGCGATGGCACAATATGTCGGCGGCATCGTCGCGCAGTTCGCCAGCGTGGAAACGGTGGGCGGCGAGGTGACCAACCCGAAGCTGAGCCTGGAAACTTACCTGGGCGTGTTCCAGACGATCGGCATCGGCAGCCTGGTAGTGGCGGGCGTGCTGCTGCTGCTGTCGCCATGGCTGACCAAATGGATGCATGGAGTGCGGTAG
- a CDS encoding amidohydrolase, which yields MPLALLSACATTAPKKPVAGAKPPEVVTIPEAFHSTYKVWPGVPTLLKGATVWDGTGKKYDRADVLFADGKIVQVGANLAAPAGAVTLDGSGKWVTPGIIDIHSHLGNYPSPGVDANSDGNEVTGPVRSEVWSEHGIWPQDPGFSRALAGGITTLHILPGSANLFGGRGVTLKNVYGRTAQDMVMPGAPMSLKMACGENPKRVYGRQGRMPGSRMGNVALMRQTWMEAQAYKRRWDDYNARAKDGKAKPTDAPARNLQMETLQGVLEGKILVQNHCYRADEMANIIAMSKEVGYKVTTFHHAVESYKIADLLKKEGICSAMWADWYGFKMESYDGIRENLPFVHAAGACAVTHSDDADGIQRLNQETAKALSDGRRVGLKIADEEAIMWNTLNPAKGLGIDKLTGSLEAGKEADVVLWNGNPLSVYARPEKVWVDGALMYDALDPKKRPVSDFELGQPGKGDVK from the coding sequence ATGCCGCTCGCCCTGCTCTCCGCCTGCGCCACCACCGCGCCGAAGAAGCCAGTCGCCGGCGCCAAGCCGCCGGAGGTGGTGACCATTCCCGAGGCGTTCCATTCCACCTACAAAGTGTGGCCGGGCGTTCCCACCCTGTTAAAGGGTGCGACGGTGTGGGACGGCACGGGGAAGAAATACGACCGCGCCGACGTGCTGTTCGCCGATGGCAAGATCGTGCAGGTGGGGGCGAACCTGGCGGCGCCGGCGGGGGCGGTGACGCTGGATGGCAGTGGCAAATGGGTCACGCCGGGCATCATCGATATTCACAGCCACCTCGGCAATTACCCCTCACCCGGTGTGGACGCGAACAGCGACGGCAACGAAGTCACCGGCCCCGTCCGCAGCGAAGTCTGGTCGGAACATGGCATCTGGCCGCAGGATCCGGGGTTCAGTCGCGCGCTGGCCGGCGGCATCACCACGCTGCATATCCTGCCCGGTTCGGCCAACCTGTTCGGCGGACGGGGCGTGACGCTGAAGAATGTCTATGGCCGCACGGCGCAGGACATGGTGATGCCGGGCGCGCCGATGAGCCTGAAAATGGCGTGCGGCGAGAATCCGAAGCGCGTCTATGGCCGGCAGGGACGGATGCCGGGCAGCCGGATGGGCAATGTCGCGCTGATGCGGCAGACCTGGATGGAGGCGCAGGCCTACAAGCGCCGCTGGGACGATTATAATGCGCGGGCGAAGGACGGGAAGGCAAAGCCGACCGACGCGCCGGCGCGCAACCTTCAGATGGAAACGTTGCAGGGCGTGCTGGAGGGGAAAATCCTGGTGCAGAACCACTGCTATCGCGCCGACGAGATGGCGAACATCATCGCGATGTCGAAGGAGGTCGGCTACAAGGTGACAACCTTTCATCATGCGGTCGAGAGCTACAAGATCGCCGACCTGCTGAAGAAGGAGGGCATCTGCTCGGCGATGTGGGCGGACTGGTATGGCTTCAAGATGGAAAGCTATGACGGCATCCGCGAGAATCTGCCCTTCGTGCACGCGGCTGGCGCATGCGCGGTGACGCACAGCGATGATGCGGACGGCATCCAGCGTTTGAATCAGGAGACGGCGAAGGCGCTGAGCGATGGCCGGCGCGTGGGACTGAAGATCGCCGACGAGGAGGCGATCATGTGGAACACCCTGAATCCGGCGAAAGGGCTGGGGATCGACAAGCTGACGGGCAGCCTGGAGGCCGGCAAGGAGGCGGATGTGGTGCTGTGGAACGGCAATCCGCTGAGCGTCTATGCCCGGCCGGAGAAAGTTTGGGTGGATGGCGCGCTGATGTATGATGCGCTCGATCCAAAGAAACGGCCGGTCAGCGATTTCGAACTCGGCCAGCCGGGCAAGGGAGATGTGAAATGA
- a CDS encoding PIN domain-containing protein — translation MLIDTNVWSELTRPRPDAKVLNWITAHFDKCILSAMVIAEMRYGIAFADDPARRIRLQTFHDDLLGKFRVTPFDDRAAAAWGPMRADLQRRGKLIGERDMLIAAHALALDTPLVTRDVSDMAKTGTTIINPWDV, via the coding sequence GTGCTGATTGACACCAATGTCTGGAGCGAGCTGACGCGACCCCGTCCCGATGCCAAAGTCCTGAATTGGATCACCGCCCACTTCGACAAATGCATTCTGTCCGCCATGGTCATTGCCGAGATGCGGTATGGGATAGCGTTTGCCGACGACCCCGCCCGCCGCATCCGGCTCCAAACCTTCCACGACGATCTGCTTGGCAAATTTCGCGTCACCCCCTTCGACGATCGCGCCGCCGCCGCGTGGGGCCCCATGCGCGCAGATCTCCAGCGCCGCGGCAAGCTGATCGGCGAACGCGACATGCTCATCGCCGCCCATGCGCTCGCGCTGGACACACCGCTGGTGACCCGTGACGTATCAGATATGGCTAAAACAGGAACAACCATCATCAATCCCTGGGATGTATGA
- a CDS encoding FitA-like ribbon-helix-helix domain-containing protein: MATLTVRNLDDSVKHAARLAGAKNGRSMEAEIRALLERTYRPPEDDRAARIRAMSSAEFVAHMVAVANGADLQIPDSPTDLDGDIFGAD; encoded by the coding sequence ATGGCCACACTCACCGTGCGCAACCTCGACGATAGCGTCAAACATGCAGCCCGTCTCGCCGGTGCGAAAAACGGCCGATCGATGGAGGCCGAAATCCGCGCCCTCCTCGAACGCACCTACCGCCCCCCTGAAGACGATCGCGCAGCCCGCATCCGCGCGATGTCCAGCGCGGAATTCGTCGCGCACATGGTCGCGGTCGCCAATGGCGCGGACCTGCAAATCCCCGACAGTCCGACCGATTTGGACGGGGACATTTTCGGTGCTGATTGA
- a CDS encoding rhomboid family intramembrane serine protease, translated as MSDGVTAGAPLTRAILFLCVGVQLLSTLLGAGFDQALLLRAGLIPARLTGEVVGLDGSVPAVLTLVTHQFLHGGWVHLLMNMLFFVWIGREMEWLLGWRRLLLLFLLSGVAGGLLQVAFSPTSMTPAVGASGSISGVFAAYALLFARTPEAAGSFLGWRISPELVRAFRYAALWSGLQLLTAVAFNVPGGALGMGGIAIWSHIGGFIAGLLFALPLVRRRA; from the coding sequence TTGAGCGATGGCGTGACGGCGGGCGCGCCGCTGACCCGCGCCATTCTGTTCCTGTGCGTTGGCGTACAACTGCTGTCGACGCTGCTGGGTGCCGGGTTCGACCAGGCCTTGCTGCTGCGCGCGGGGCTGATCCCGGCGCGGCTGACGGGTGAGGTGGTGGGGCTGGATGGCAGCGTACCTGCGGTGCTGACGCTGGTGACGCATCAGTTTCTGCATGGCGGCTGGGTGCATCTGCTGATGAACATGCTGTTTTTCGTGTGGATCGGGCGGGAGATGGAGTGGCTGCTCGGCTGGCGCCGGCTGCTGCTGCTGTTCCTGCTGAGCGGGGTGGCCGGCGGTTTGTTGCAGGTGGCTTTCTCACCGACGTCGATGACGCCGGCGGTGGGGGCATCGGGCAGCATCTCGGGCGTGTTCGCGGCCTATGCCCTGCTGTTTGCGCGCACGCCGGAGGCGGCGGGCTCCTTCCTCGGCTGGCGGATCAGCCCGGAATTGGTGCGGGCGTTTCGCTATGCCGCGCTATGGTCCGGGTTGCAGCTGCTGACGGCGGTGGCGTTCAACGTGCCGGGCGGTGCGCTTGGGATGGGCGGCATCGCCATCTGGAGCCATATTGGCGGATTCATCGCCGGGCTGCTGTTCGCGCTGCCGCTGGTGCGCAGGCGGGCCTGA
- a CDS encoding amidohydrolase family protein: protein MNRAILFALLLGASSLSAQTIAITGGRVVTNTGAPVDGGTVVIRDGRIVAAGANVPVPAGATVVDASGKWVTPGLISGFSQLGLVEVNAVNETNEVEADKSPYAAAIDVVPGLNPADTSIAITRIEGVTRAVTSPDAGGKLFAGQGAVIDLAEGPGLLMRPRAFQYMVYGEAGARLAGGSRPAAWLALTNALDEAVRYARNPAGYERDQAPDQLVPRRDAEALAAVVNGSQPLLVRVDRASDIRQLLTLKSRYPALRLMLLSANEGWMVADAIAAAKVPVITLGMQNRPERFEMLGATMNNVGRLTAAGVTVALGTPDLDASFQPRLMPQYAGNMVAQARLPGGVGLSWDQAFRTMTVNTAKVWGLNDLGTLEAGKRADVVIWDGDPLELASAPTAVFVDGVSQPMRSRQTELRDRYLNVSAPGDLPVAYKR from the coding sequence ATGAACCGCGCCATCCTGTTCGCCCTGCTGCTGGGCGCATCGTCGCTGTCGGCGCAGACCATCGCCATCACCGGCGGGCGCGTCGTCACCAACACCGGCGCTCCCGTGGATGGCGGCACGGTCGTCATCCGCGATGGGCGCATCGTTGCGGCGGGCGCGAATGTTCCCGTGCCCGCGGGTGCAACGGTGGTGGATGCCAGCGGCAAATGGGTGACGCCGGGGCTGATCTCGGGGTTCAGCCAGTTGGGCCTGGTCGAGGTGAACGCCGTCAATGAGACCAACGAGGTGGAGGCGGACAAATCCCCCTATGCCGCCGCAATCGATGTCGTACCGGGGCTGAACCCCGCGGACACCAGCATCGCCATCACCCGGATCGAGGGCGTGACGCGCGCCGTCACCTCGCCCGATGCCGGCGGCAAGCTGTTCGCGGGGCAGGGCGCCGTTATCGACCTTGCCGAAGGACCGGGGCTGCTGATGCGCCCGCGCGCGTTCCAGTATATGGTCTATGGCGAAGCGGGGGCGCGGCTGGCTGGCGGCTCGCGGCCGGCGGCGTGGCTGGCGCTGACCAACGCGCTGGATGAGGCGGTGCGCTATGCCCGCAATCCGGCGGGGTATGAGCGCGACCAGGCCCCCGACCAGCTGGTGCCGCGCCGCGATGCCGAGGCGCTGGCAGCGGTGGTGAACGGCAGTCAGCCGCTGCTAGTGCGGGTGGATCGCGCCAGCGACATCCGCCAGCTGCTGACGCTGAAAAGCCGTTATCCGGCGCTGCGGCTGATGCTGCTGTCGGCCAACGAGGGGTGGATGGTGGCCGATGCCATCGCCGCGGCGAAGGTGCCGGTCATCACATTGGGGATGCAGAACCGGCCGGAACGGTTCGAGATGCTGGGCGCGACAATGAACAATGTCGGGCGGCTGACGGCGGCGGGCGTGACCGTGGCCCTGGGTACACCGGACCTGGATGCCAGTTTCCAGCCGCGGCTGATGCCGCAATATGCCGGCAACATGGTGGCGCAGGCGCGGCTGCCGGGGGGCGTCGGCCTGAGCTGGGACCAGGCGTTCCGGACGATGACGGTGAATACGGCGAAGGTCTGGGGACTGAACGACCTGGGCACGCTGGAGGCCGGCAAGCGGGCGGATGTGGTGATCTGGGATGGCGACCCGCTGGAGCTTGCCTCCGCGCCGACCGCGGTGTTCGTCGATGGTGTGTCACAGCCAATGCGCAGCCGGCAGACGGAGTTGCGGGATCGTTATCTGAACGTGTCGGCGCCGGGAGACCTGCCGGTCGCCTACAAGCGATGA
- the carB gene encoding carbamoyl-phosphate synthase large subunit, giving the protein MPKRTDISSILIIGAGPIIIGQACEFDYSGTQAVKALKAEGYRIILVNSNPATIMTDPELADATYVEPITPAVVAKIIAKERPDAVLPTMGGQTALNTALALFKDGTLAKYGVQMIGADAAAIEKAEDRLQFRDAMAKIGLESPRSKIAHSLSEALEALEFVGLPAIIRPSFTLGGTGGGIAYNREEFSRIVAGGLEASPTTEVLVEESVLGWKEYEMEVVRDRADNAIIICSIENIDPMGVHTGDSITVAPALTLTDKEYQIMRNASIACLREIGVETGGSNVQFAVNPKDGRLVVIEMNPRVSRSSALASKATGFPIAKVAALLAVGYTLDEVMNDITGATPASFEPTIDYVVTKIPRFAFEKFKGADNLLGTAMKSVGEVMAIGRSFHESLQKALRGLETGLTGLDEPEHLLGATPDELLAALAKRTPDRLVVAAHALRVGLSVERICAVSHFDPWFVERLAEIVAAEEGVRAKGLPEDAEGFRALKAMGFSDARLTALTGRREPEVAAARRALGVRPVFKRIDTCAAEFDAKTPYMYSTYAAPRFGLPACESAPTAARKIAILGGGPNRIGQGIEFDYCCCHAAFALGDAGFETIMINCNPETVSTDYDTSDRLYFEPLTAEDVIEVLQLEASNGTLEGVIVQFGGQTPLKLAHALQAAGIPILGTSPDAIDLAEDRERFAALVEELGLKQPAGGIARSRNEAVEVAERIGYPVLMRPSYVLGGRAMEIVETTAQLDQYIATAVRVSGETPVLIDRYLRDAIEVDVDALADGESVFVAGVLQHIEEAGVHSGDSACSLPPYSLGSEIIAEIERQAAVLARALHVKGLMNIQFAVKEGQVYLIEVNPRASRTVPFVAKAVGTPVAKIAARVMAGEALASFGLQARDLDYIAVKEAVFPFARFPGVDPVLSPEMKSTGEVMGIDRDFAFAFWKAQLGAGTVLPDGGTAFISVKDSDKPVILEAAQGLAALGFDLIATRGTADYLRGQGVAVETVNKVLEGQPHIVDRLMDGGVHLVFNTTEGVQSLKDSQTIRAAAQAARVASFTTASAAVAAVQAIGAARNRELEVMPLQTYHGR; this is encoded by the coding sequence ATGCCTAAACGGACCGATATCTCCTCCATCCTCATCATTGGCGCGGGGCCGATCATTATCGGGCAGGCGTGTGAGTTCGACTATTCGGGTACGCAGGCGGTCAAGGCGTTGAAGGCGGAGGGGTATCGGATCATCCTGGTCAATTCCAACCCGGCGACGATCATGACCGATCCGGAGCTGGCGGATGCGACCTATGTGGAGCCGATCACGCCGGCAGTGGTTGCCAAGATCATCGCGAAGGAACGGCCGGATGCGGTGCTGCCGACGATGGGGGGGCAGACCGCGCTGAACACCGCGCTGGCGCTGTTCAAGGATGGCACGCTCGCGAAATATGGCGTGCAGATGATCGGGGCGGACGCGGCGGCGATCGAGAAGGCCGAGGACCGGTTGCAGTTCCGCGATGCGATGGCCAAAATTGGCCTGGAAAGCCCTCGCAGCAAGATTGCCCACAGTCTAAGCGAAGCGCTGGAAGCACTTGAGTTCGTGGGACTTCCAGCAATCATCCGGCCATCGTTCACGCTGGGCGGCACCGGGGGTGGCATTGCCTATAACCGGGAGGAGTTCAGCCGGATCGTGGCGGGCGGCCTGGAGGCGTCGCCGACGACCGAGGTGCTGGTGGAGGAGTCGGTGCTCGGCTGGAAGGAATATGAGATGGAGGTGGTGCGCGACCGCGCCGACAACGCCATCATCATCTGCTCCATCGAGAATATCGACCCGATGGGGGTGCACACCGGGGACAGCATCACGGTGGCGCCGGCGCTGACGCTGACCGACAAGGAATATCAGATCATGCGCAACGCGAGCATTGCTTGCCTGCGCGAAATCGGTGTGGAAACAGGGGGTTCGAACGTCCAGTTTGCGGTGAATCCGAAGGACGGCCGGCTGGTGGTGATCGAGATGAACCCGCGGGTCAGCCGCTCCTCAGCGCTGGCATCGAAGGCGACGGGGTTCCCCATTGCCAAGGTCGCGGCGCTGCTGGCGGTGGGATACACGCTGGACGAGGTGATGAACGACATCACCGGCGCGACGCCGGCGAGTTTCGAGCCGACCATCGATTATGTGGTGACGAAAATCCCGCGTTTCGCCTTCGAGAAGTTCAAGGGCGCCGACAACCTGCTGGGCACGGCGATGAAATCGGTGGGTGAGGTCATGGCGATCGGCCGCTCCTTCCACGAATCGTTGCAGAAAGCACTGCGCGGGCTGGAGACGGGGCTTACCGGCCTGGATGAGCCGGAGCATCTGCTGGGGGCGACACCCGATGAGCTGCTGGCGGCGCTGGCTAAGCGTACGCCGGACCGGCTCGTGGTCGCGGCACATGCACTGCGCGTCGGGCTGAGTGTGGAGCGCATCTGCGCGGTGAGCCATTTCGACCCCTGGTTCGTGGAGCGGCTGGCGGAGATCGTGGCGGCGGAAGAAGGGGTGCGCGCCAAGGGGCTGCCGGAAGACGCCGAGGGCTTCAGGGCGTTGAAGGCGATGGGCTTTTCGGACGCGCGGCTGACGGCGTTGACGGGTAGGCGCGAGCCGGAGGTGGCAGCGGCGCGGCGGGCGTTGGGGGTGCGGCCGGTATTCAAGCGGATCGACACCTGCGCCGCCGAGTTCGATGCCAAGACGCCCTACATGTATTCGACCTATGCGGCGCCGCGTTTCGGTCTGCCGGCGTGCGAGAGCGCGCCGACGGCAGCGCGCAAGATCGCCATCCTGGGCGGCGGGCCAAACCGGATCGGGCAGGGAATCGAGTTCGACTATTGCTGTTGCCACGCCGCCTTCGCGCTGGGGGATGCGGGTTTCGAAACGATCATGATCAACTGCAACCCGGAAACGGTCAGCACCGATTACGACACGTCCGACCGGCTGTATTTCGAGCCTCTGACGGCGGAAGATGTGATCGAGGTGCTCCAGCTGGAAGCCTCCAATGGCACGCTGGAGGGGGTGATCGTGCAGTTCGGCGGGCAGACGCCGCTGAAGCTGGCGCATGCCTTGCAGGCGGCGGGGATTCCGATCCTGGGGACGAGCCCGGATGCCATCGACCTGGCGGAGGACCGGGAGCGGTTCGCCGCGCTGGTGGAGGAATTGGGGCTGAAACAGCCGGCCGGCGGCATCGCGCGCAGTCGCAACGAGGCGGTCGAAGTGGCTGAGCGGATTGGCTATCCCGTGCTGATGCGACCCTCCTATGTGCTGGGCGGGCGGGCGATGGAGATTGTCGAGACGACGGCGCAGCTCGATCAGTACATCGCGACCGCGGTAAGGGTGTCGGGCGAGACGCCGGTACTGATCGACCGTTACCTGCGCGATGCCATCGAGGTGGATGTGGATGCGCTGGCCGATGGCGAGAGCGTGTTCGTGGCCGGCGTGTTGCAGCATATCGAGGAGGCGGGCGTGCACAGCGGCGACAGCGCGTGCAGCCTGCCGCCCTATAGCCTGGGGTCGGAGATCATTGCCGAGATCGAACGCCAGGCAGCGGTGCTGGCGCGGGCGCTCCATGTGAAGGGGCTGATGAACATCCAGTTCGCAGTGAAAGAGGGGCAGGTTTATCTGATCGAGGTGAACCCGCGCGCCAGCCGGACCGTGCCGTTCGTGGCGAAGGCAGTGGGGACGCCGGTGGCCAAGATTGCGGCGCGGGTGATGGCGGGGGAGGCGCTGGCTTCGTTCGGATTGCAGGCCAGGGATCTTGATTATATCGCAGTGAAGGAAGCGGTTTTTCCGTTTGCGCGCTTCCCTGGTGTGGATCCGGTGCTGTCGCCCGAGATGAAATCGACGGGCGAGGTGATGGGGATCGACCGCGATTTCGCCTTTGCCTTCTGGAAAGCGCAGCTGGGGGCAGGCACCGTGCTCCCCGATGGCGGAACGGCATTCATTTCGGTGAAGGACAGCGACAAGCCGGTGATCCTGGAGGCGGCGCAGGGATTGGCGGCGCTCGGGTTCGACCTGATCGCGACGCGCGGAACGGCGGATTATCTGCGCGGGCAGGGCGTTGCGGTGGAAACGGTGAACAAGGTGCTGGAGGGGCAACCGCACATTGTCGACCGGTTGATGGACGGCGGGGTGCATCTGGTGTTCAACACGACCGAGGGTGTGCAATCGCTGAAGGACAGCCAGACCATCCGCGCGGCGGCGCAGGCGGCGCGCGTTGCGAGCTTCACGACAGCCTCGGCGGCGGTGGCGGCGGTGCAGGCGATCGGCGCGGCGCGCAACCGCGAGCTTGAAGTTATGCCCTTGCAGACCTATCATGGGCGCTAG
- a CDS encoding AAA family ATPase: MRFEGTSAYVATDDLKVAVNAAATLRRPLLVKGEPGTGKTVLAHEIAKAFNTPLLEWHIKSTTKAQQGLYEYDAVSRLRDSQLGDERVRDIRNYIRRGKLWEAFTAPELPVLLIDEIDKADIEFPNDLLQELDRMEFNVYETGETVTAAQRPIVVITSNNEKELPDAFLRRCFFHYIKFPDKETMKEIVKVHFPDIQKDLVREALTTFYDIREVPGMKKKPSTSELLDWLKLLMHEDLPVELLRSRDPKKLIPPLHGALLKNEQDVMLFERLAFMARREGAGRA; the protein is encoded by the coding sequence ATGCGCTTTGAAGGCACCTCGGCCTATGTTGCCACCGATGACTTGAAAGTGGCGGTGAACGCCGCCGCCACCCTGCGGCGGCCGCTGCTGGTGAAGGGCGAACCCGGCACCGGCAAGACCGTGCTGGCGCACGAAATCGCCAAGGCCTTCAACACGCCGCTCCTCGAATGGCACATCAAGTCCACCACCAAGGCGCAGCAGGGCCTGTACGAATATGACGCCGTCAGCCGCCTGCGCGACAGCCAACTGGGCGACGAGCGGGTGAGGGACATCCGCAACTATATCCGCCGCGGCAAGCTGTGGGAGGCGTTCACCGCACCCGAACTGCCCGTGCTCCTCATCGACGAGATCGACAAGGCCGACATCGAGTTTCCGAACGACCTGCTGCAGGAACTCGACCGGATGGAGTTCAATGTCTATGAAACCGGGGAGACCGTCACCGCAGCCCAGCGCCCGATCGTGGTCATCACCAGCAACAATGAAAAAGAACTGCCCGACGCCTTCCTGCGGCGCTGTTTCTTTCACTATATCAAATTTCCCGACAAGGAAACGATGAAGGAAATCGTCAAGGTCCACTTCCCCGACATCCAGAAAGACCTGGTGCGCGAAGCGCTGACCACTTTCTACGACATCCGCGAGGTGCCGGGCATGAAGAAGAAGCCGTCGACAAGCGAATTGCTGGATTGGCTGAAGCTGCTGATGCACGAGGATCTGCCAGTCGAACTGCTGCGCAGCCGCGATCCCAAGAAACTGATCCCGCCGCTGCATGGCGCACTGCTGAAGAATGAGCAGGATGTGATGCTGTTCGAACGCCTGGCCTTCATGGCGCGGCGCGAAGGGGCCGGCCGGGCCTGA
- the greA gene encoding transcription elongation factor GreA, whose product MATLEKVPMLAEGHAQLIAQLKRLKEVERPENVEAIEEARAHGDLSENAEYHSAKERQGQIEASIADLEDKLARALVIDPTTLSGDKVVFGATVHLMDEDDRKVVYQIVGQTEADAKRGRISYNSPLGRALISRRVGEEVEVVTPGGDKSYLIEKLQFI is encoded by the coding sequence ATGGCGACACTTGAGAAGGTTCCGATGCTGGCCGAAGGGCATGCCCAGTTGATCGCGCAACTGAAGCGGCTGAAGGAAGTGGAACGGCCGGAGAATGTCGAGGCGATCGAGGAGGCGCGGGCGCACGGCGACCTTTCCGAGAATGCCGAATATCACAGCGCCAAGGAGCGGCAGGGGCAGATCGAGGCCTCGATCGCCGACTTGGAGGACAAGCTTGCGCGGGCGCTGGTCATCGACCCGACGACCCTGTCCGGCGACAAGGTGGTGTTCGGTGCAACCGTGCACCTGATGGACGAGGATGACCGCAAGGTCGTGTATCAGATCGTCGGGCAGACCGAGGCGGATGCCAAGCGCGGCCGCATCAGCTACAATTCGCCATTGGGGCGGGCACTGATCTCCCGCCGGGTGGGTGAGGAGGTCGAGGTGGTGACGCCGGGCGGCGACAAGAGCTATCTGATCGAAAAGCTGCAATTCATTTGA
- a CDS encoding type II toxin-antitoxin system RelE family toxin, protein MVLRIEIEREAARILSRIPANVGDLIEDKIEQLASDPASLRNNVTRLVGTRESRLRVGDWRIIFRIDGDTLRIIRIAARGSVYG, encoded by the coding sequence ATGGTGCTCAGGATCGAGATTGAACGCGAAGCCGCCCGCATCCTGTCCCGTATCCCCGCCAATGTCGGCGACCTGATCGAGGACAAGATCGAGCAGCTTGCGTCCGACCCCGCCAGCCTGCGTAACAATGTCACCCGTCTGGTGGGCACGCGCGAATCGCGCCTTCGGGTCGGCGACTGGCGCATCATCTTTCGCATTGACGGTGACACGCTGCGCATCATCCGCATCGCCGCGCGCGGCAGCGTCTATGGATAG